In the genome of Dermacentor andersoni chromosome 3, qqDerAnde1_hic_scaffold, whole genome shotgun sequence, one region contains:
- the LOC126524087 gene encoding uncharacterized protein produces MCVEVQGEEISPEEFHTGIGWWQVGQRITAPASEGSAARQSRPKTRDHVNRKVIATTTRAARMPDVLPREDTKVIVRPRGGLNIARTQTGIVASAIMAAARVSREDGAADTFCPNLHQNIMVVSTPDKGRTLSYAKIQAIRIGDKIHEVGAYQTTPYGTVKGIIRGIPIEDTPAEIDRNVVSSRNPLARGAQRIGNTTTVIVVFEGQKVPNYVCYGPVLTRCSLYRKHFDVCKQCGKIGHRRDVCPNPNMKVCFDCGANNPVDGHECKPKCKLCGGQHPTADRECKNKYKTPYVVTKRQWERKMAEQRVQQQLASGEFPPLMTEANEALRKKNTELEATVNKLSKEMAEIKRMMTVQLQQQQAPPLSPQPQQMAMTEDEPEVAVNPRTENAASAGPAPKRRAIENLKERRLCDRVDNLEDRLTHFEEYIRTTFTKTITDRFIAIEQTCQQFTTTAQNLATQMANFQQTWIGHQPPQPQQQ; encoded by the exons ATGTGCGTCGAGGTGCAAGGGGAAGAGATTTCTCCTGAGGAGTTCCACACTGGGATCGGCTGGTGGCAAGTGGGCCAGCGCATAACAGCCCCGGCGAGCGAGGGCTCCGCCGCTCGCCAGTCGAGGCCTAAAACAAGAGACCACGTCAACAGAAAAGTTATCGCAACGACAACAAGGGCAGCGAGAATGCCAGACGTGCTGCCGAGAGAGGACACCAAAGTGATTGTGAGGCCGCGGGGAGGCCTAAACATCGCAAGAACGCAGACTGGGATCGTTGCCTCGGCCATCATGGCTGCGGCGAGGGTTTCCAGAGAAGACGGTGCGGCGGATACCTTCTGCCCCAACCTACACCAGAATATCATGGTGGTGAGTACCCCCGATAAGGGGCGtactttgtcctatgccaagattCAGGCCATCCGCATCGGGGACAAGATACACGAGGTAGGCGCGTACCAAACCACACCCTATGGCACGGTCAAGGGGATCATTCGAGGCATTCCCATTGAAGATACTCCGGCGGAGATTGACCGGAACGTTGTTAGCTCAAGAAATCCATTAGCAAGAGGGGCGCAAAGAATTGGCAATACGACTACCGTAATTGTAGTTTTTGAAGGCCAAAAGGTTCCAAATTATGTATGTTATGGCCCTGTGTTAACGAGGTGCAGCCTGTACCGCAAGCATTTCGAtgtctgcaaacagtgcggcaaAATAGGCCACAGAAGAGACGTTTGTCCTAACCCCAATATGAAAGTGTGCTTCGACTGTGGGGCCAATAACCCTGTCGATGGCCACGAGTGTAAGCCTAAATGCAAACTATGTGGGGGACAACACCCAACGGCCGATAGAGAATGCAAGAACAAATACAAAACTCCCTACGTAGTAACGAAAAGGCAGTGGGAGCGCAAGATGGCGGAACAGCGCGTACAGCAACAACTAGCATCCGGAGAGTTTCCACCGTTGATGAC AGAAGCAAACGAGGCGTTGCGGAAGAAGAACACTGAACTAGAGGCGACAGTCAATAAGCTCAGCAAGGAAATGGCAGAGATCAAGAGAATGATGACGGtccagctacagcagcagcaggcacCGCCTTTATCGCCACAACCACAGCAGATGGCAATGACCGAGGATGAACCAGAAGTAGCGGTGAACCCGAGGACAGAGAACGCGGCCTCGGCGGGTCCGGCACCCAAGAGAAGAGCAATTGAAAATCTCAAAGAGCGGAGACTCTGCGATAGGGTAGACAACCTTGAAGACAGGCTCACCCACTTTGAAGAGTATATTCGCACGACATTCACCAAGACAATCACCGACCGTTTCATAGCAATTGAACAGACGTGCCAGCAATTTACTACGACAGCACAGAATTTGGCAACGCAAATGGCTAACTTTCAGCAAACATGGATAGGACATCAACCACCGCAACCACAACAGCAGTGA